One window of the Roseovarius sp. THAF9 genome contains the following:
- a CDS encoding alpha/beta hydrolase gives MTRVLQAGRKDPMSGTTRSVVVFLHGYGANGADLLGLADPLAEHLPDTLFVAPDAPETIPMMPTGYQWFPIPWIDGSSEEEAHRGLQAAAEDLNAFLDALMVDEDVLPEQVVLFGFSQGTMMALHVAPRREDEIAGIVGFSGRLLQPELLADEVISRPPVLLVHGDADDVVPPQSLPEAAEALQSAGWKEVYAHVMKGTAHGIAPDGLSVALAFLRDKLSL, from the coding sequence ATGACCCGCGTACTTCAGGCTGGCCGCAAGGACCCCATGTCGGGCACGACCCGCTCCGTCGTCGTCTTCCTGCACGGCTACGGCGCCAACGGCGCCGACCTTCTGGGCCTGGCCGATCCGCTGGCCGAACACCTGCCGGACACGCTCTTCGTCGCGCCCGACGCGCCCGAGACGATCCCGATGATGCCCACCGGCTACCAGTGGTTCCCGATCCCCTGGATCGACGGCTCGAGCGAGGAAGAGGCCCATCGCGGGCTTCAGGCGGCCGCCGAGGATCTCAACGCCTTCCTCGACGCGCTCATGGTGGACGAGGACGTGCTGCCTGAACAGGTCGTGCTCTTCGGCTTTTCCCAGGGCACGATGATGGCCCTGCATGTGGCCCCGCGGCGCGAGGACGAGATCGCCGGCATCGTCGGCTTCTCGGGCCGCCTCCTGCAACCCGAACTCCTGGCCGACGAGGTCATCAGCCGCCCGCCGGTTCTGCTGGTGCATGGCGACGCCGATGACGTGGTGCCGCCTCAGTCGCTGCCCGAGGCCGCCGAGGCGCTGCAATCCGCCGGCTGGAAAGAGGTCTATGCCCACGTCATGAAAGGCACTGCCCACGGCATCGCCCCCGATGGTCTGTCGGTGGCACTCGCCTTCTTGCGCGACAAGCTCAGCCTTTGA
- a CDS encoding DNA-3-methyladenine glycosylase, whose protein sequence is MGPRPVTGRIIETHDDVAEGVAHLTAICPRMAHAYAQTGPLPLRRKPDGFAELLSAIVSQQVSTASAAAIWGRMKTAGLTGPRKIKWASDDDLRAVGLSRQKIRYARALSDAGINFKALRDAPTDAVITTLTQVPGIGTWTAEIYAMFSLGRADVFAPGDLALQEAARILYDLPERPRDRALRDIATAWSPWRSVAARQLWAYYRVAKQREGIR, encoded by the coding sequence ATGGGTCCGCGCCCTGTGACCGGGCGCATCATAGAAACCCACGACGACGTGGCCGAAGGCGTGGCGCATCTCACCGCCATCTGCCCGCGCATGGCCCATGCCTACGCCCAGACCGGCCCGCTCCCCCTGCGCCGCAAGCCAGACGGATTTGCGGAACTGCTCAGCGCCATCGTCAGCCAGCAGGTCTCCACCGCCTCCGCCGCTGCAATCTGGGGCCGCATGAAAACCGCAGGGCTCACCGGCCCGCGCAAGATCAAATGGGCCAGTGACGATGACCTCCGCGCGGTGGGGCTAAGCCGCCAGAAGATCCGCTACGCCCGCGCGCTCTCGGACGCCGGCATCAACTTCAAGGCCCTCCGCGATGCTCCCACCGACGCGGTCATAACCACCCTCACGCAGGTACCCGGCATCGGCACTTGGACGGCGGAGATCTACGCCATGTTCTCGCTTGGTCGCGCCGACGTCTTCGCCCCCGGCGACCTCGCCCTGCAAGAGGCTGCCCGCATCCTCTACGACCTGCCCGAACGCCCCCGCGACCGCGCCCTGCGAGACATCGCCACGGCGTGGAGCCCATGGAGATCGGTTGCAGCCCGCCAGCTCTGGGCCTACTACCGTGTGGCGAAACAAAGGGAAGGCATCAGATGA
- a CDS encoding cobalt-precorrin-6A reductase, with protein MTLLLLAGTGEAKAIATQLHEEGIAATASLAGASRAPAPLGIPTRTGGFGGESAFRTYLTEHAITAVLDATHPFADSISQRTARVCADLGIPYCQVLRPPWTPGPGDNWIPIDREEDAAAHIAPGSTVFLATGRQTLHRFANLSACTVISRQINIPDTPFPFPNGRFLPGNPPFSERHEYDLFKSLGVDWLIAKNAGGPTPRTKLDAARRLGLRVALINRPPQPDALHVETVEDALAWVRAL; from the coding sequence GTGACGCTCCTCCTGCTGGCCGGCACGGGCGAGGCCAAGGCCATCGCCACCCAACTGCACGAAGAGGGCATCGCGGCCACAGCCTCGCTCGCCGGCGCGTCCCGCGCGCCTGCGCCCCTGGGCATTCCCACCCGCACCGGCGGCTTCGGGGGCGAGTCCGCGTTCCGCACCTACTTGACCGAGCACGCCATCACCGCCGTGCTCGACGCCACGCATCCCTTCGCCGACAGCATTTCACAACGCACCGCCCGGGTCTGCGCCGACCTTGGCATCCCCTATTGCCAGGTCCTCCGCCCGCCATGGACACCGGGACCGGGTGATAACTGGATCCCTATCGACCGCGAGGAGGACGCCGCCGCCCACATCGCCCCCGGCTCCACCGTCTTTCTCGCCACGGGCCGCCAGACGCTTCACCGCTTCGCCAACCTCTCCGCCTGCACCGTCATCAGCCGCCAGATCAACATCCCCGACACGCCGTTTCCCTTTCCGAACGGCCGCTTTCTTCCCGGAAATCCGCCGTTCTCGGAACGCCATGAATACGACCTCTTCAAATCGCTCGGCGTCGACTGGCTCATCGCCAAGAACGCCGGCGGCCCCACGCCCCGCACCAAGCTCGACGCCGCGCGCCGCCTCGGCCTTCGCGTGGCGCTCATCAACCGTCCGCCCCAGCCGGACGCCTTGCACGTCGAAACCGTCGAGGACGCCCTCGCATGGGTCCGCGCCCTGTGA
- a CDS encoding MFS transporter: MSETALPLEDDRRAKRNVTVLVLAQAILGAQMAMIFVVGGLAGQSLASNVCFATLPISLIVLGSMMSANPLSMVMQRFGRKAGFLIGAMGGAAGAAIAGYGLYLASFPVYLLGSFLTGIYMSAQGFYRFAAADTASDEFRPKAISYVLAGGLASAIIGPQLVKVTSQAMVIPFLGTYLAVIVINVLGALLFFFLDIPKPPPPTPDSPKGRTRWELLTTPRIAVAVICAMVSYALMNLVMTSTPLAVVGCGFSEGNAADIVTGHVLAMFAPSFFTGHLIARFGVEKIVGTGLVILAAAGVVALQGVEIENFFIALILLGLGWNFGFIGATTMLAGAHDVHERGRMQGMNDLLVFGGVTLASLASGGLMNCSGGTAEAGWTAVNLAMVPLLTLAGGALIWLVMRPKEA; this comes from the coding sequence ATGAGTGAGACCGCCCTTCCCCTTGAAGATGACCGCCGCGCGAAGCGGAACGTGACCGTGCTGGTGCTTGCGCAAGCCATTCTCGGCGCGCAGATGGCGATGATCTTTGTCGTGGGCGGGCTGGCCGGGCAGAGCCTTGCCAGTAACGTTTGTTTCGCAACGCTGCCAATTTCGCTGATCGTGCTGGGGTCGATGATGTCGGCCAACCCGTTGTCGATGGTGATGCAGCGGTTCGGGCGCAAGGCCGGGTTCCTGATCGGCGCCATGGGCGGGGCCGCAGGGGCGGCTATTGCGGGCTATGGCCTCTATCTTGCGTCCTTCCCGGTGTATCTGCTGGGCAGTTTCCTGACGGGGATCTACATGTCGGCGCAGGGCTTTTATCGCTTCGCCGCGGCGGACACGGCGAGCGACGAATTTCGGCCCAAGGCGATTTCCTACGTGCTGGCGGGCGGGCTGGCGAGCGCGATCATCGGCCCGCAGCTTGTGAAGGTGACGAGCCAGGCGATGGTGATACCGTTCCTGGGCACGTACCTGGCGGTGATCGTGATCAATGTGCTGGGTGCGCTGCTGTTCTTTTTCCTGGATATCCCCAAGCCGCCACCGCCAACGCCGGATAGCCCCAAGGGGCGCACGCGGTGGGAGCTTTTGACGACGCCGCGCATCGCGGTGGCGGTGATCTGCGCGATGGTGTCCTATGCGCTGATGAACCTGGTGATGACCTCGACCCCGCTGGCGGTGGTCGGCTGCGGGTTCAGCGAAGGCAACGCGGCGGACATCGTCACGGGCCACGTGCTGGCGATGTTTGCGCCGTCCTTCTTTACCGGGCACCTGATCGCGCGGTTCGGGGTGGAGAAGATCGTGGGCACGGGGCTGGTGATCCTGGCCGCCGCCGGGGTCGTGGCGTTGCAGGGTGTCGAGATCGAGAATTTCTTCATCGCCCTGATCCTCTTGGGGCTGGGGTGGAATTTCGGCTTTATCGGCGCGACGACCATGCTGGCCGGTGCGCATGACGTCCATGAACGCGGTCGGATGCAGGGGATGAACGACCTGCTTGTGTTCGGGGGCGTGACACTGGCGTCGCTGGCCTCTGGCGGGTTGATGAACTGCTCCGGCGGCACGGCGGAGGCCGGATGGACGGCGGTGAACCTGGCCATGGTGCCGCTTCTGACGCTGGCGGGCGGGGCGCTGATCTGGCTGGTTATGCGACCGAAAGAGGCTTGA
- a CDS encoding squalene/phytoene synthase family protein, whose protein sequence is MALDPDIMACAGLVQRGDPERFAATMAAPVAAREKLFPLYAFNVEVSRAPWVTQESMIAEMRLQWWRDVLDEIRTGTDVRRHEVATPLASVLDPDMAERLDALVEARRWDIYRDPFEDMEAFRSHLTNTSGLLLLAAARTLGDAPEEPILKAGYAQGLANWLRAVPELERQGRIPLVEGTHAAIQALADDALAELAQARRTRLAPDTRPAMLGLWQTDAILKKASRDPAAISENRLALPPFRSRLGLMRRALTGRW, encoded by the coding sequence ATGGCGCTCGACCCCGACATCATGGCCTGCGCGGGCCTCGTGCAGCGCGGCGACCCCGAGCGTTTCGCCGCCACCATGGCTGCCCCGGTGGCTGCGCGTGAAAAGCTCTTTCCGCTCTACGCCTTCAATGTCGAGGTCTCGCGTGCGCCATGGGTGACGCAGGAATCCATGATCGCCGAAATGCGCCTGCAATGGTGGCGCGACGTGCTGGACGAGATCCGCACGGGCACCGACGTGCGCCGCCACGAGGTCGCCACGCCGCTCGCTTCGGTGCTCGACCCAGACATGGCAGAACGGCTGGATGCGCTGGTCGAGGCGCGCCGCTGGGACATCTACCGCGATCCGTTCGAGGACATGGAGGCCTTCAGAAGCCACCTCACCAACACCTCCGGTCTGCTGTTGCTCGCCGCCGCCCGCACCCTCGGCGACGCGCCGGAAGAGCCGATCCTGAAAGCAGGCTATGCTCAGGGCTTGGCCAACTGGCTCCGCGCCGTGCCGGAATTGGAACGTCAGGGCCGCATTCCGCTGGTCGAAGGCACCCATGCGGCTATTCAAGCTCTGGCCGACGATGCGCTCGCGGAACTCGCGCAGGCACGGCGCACGCGCCTAGCGCCCGATACCCGCCCCGCCATGCTGGGCCTCTGGCAGACCGACGCGATCCTGAAAAAGGCCAGCCGAGACCCCGCCGCCATTTCGGAAAATCGCCTTGCGCTGCCGCCATTCCGCTCCCGTCTCGGGCTGATGCGCCGGGCCCTGACAGGACGTTGGTAA
- a CDS encoding trans-aconitate 2-methyltransferase: protein MVDDAFLTLHREMTRQGPGTSEDVRWALSQLDLPDAPNVLDAACGPGADLVTLAECLPRARIEGIDQLPHLVEEARTATDRFTNVTVSTGDMAQINGFYDLIWCSGALYFLGVTEGLTLWKRALTTDGAVAFSEPVLPADAPQSAKDFWADYPAISDLDGITARVEAAGYVVQDHRLITGMAWADYYAQLGGRIASLRPGADAALAQVLDDAAREIALWRQAPGDIAYALILARPGFGAI, encoded by the coding sequence GTGGTGGACGACGCCTTCCTGACGCTCCACCGCGAGATGACGCGCCAAGGCCCCGGCACATCCGAGGATGTCCGCTGGGCTCTCAGCCAGCTTGACCTGCCCGACGCGCCCAATGTGCTCGACGCCGCCTGCGGCCCCGGCGCCGACCTCGTGACCTTGGCCGAATGCCTGCCCCGAGCGCGGATCGAAGGCATCGACCAGCTGCCACACCTTGTCGAAGAGGCCCGCACAGCCACCGACCGCTTTACCAATGTCACCGTCTCCACGGGCGACATGGCGCAGATCAATGGCTTTTACGACCTCATCTGGTGTTCCGGGGCGCTTTATTTCCTTGGCGTGACCGAAGGGCTGACGCTCTGGAAACGCGCCCTCACGACTGATGGCGCGGTCGCCTTTTCCGAACCCGTGCTGCCCGCCGACGCCCCGCAGTCCGCGAAAGACTTCTGGGCCGATTACCCGGCGATTTCCGACCTCGACGGCATTACCGCGCGGGTCGAGGCGGCCGGCTACGTCGTGCAGGATCACCGCCTGATCACCGGCATGGCCTGGGCCGATTACTACGCCCAGCTTGGCGGCCGCATCGCCAGCCTGCGCCCCGGCGCCGACGCTGCACTGGCCCAAGTGCTCGACGACGCCGCCCGGGAAATCGCCCTATGGCGGCAGGCCCCGGGTGATATCGCCTACGCGCTCATCCTTGCGCGCCCCGGCTTCGGCGCTATCTGA
- the cimA gene encoding citramalate synthase — MTKTRLSLYDTTLRDGQQTQGVQFSTAEKQAISTTLDQLGVDYIEGGWPGANPTDSAFFDAAPDTRARLTAFGMTKRAGRSAENDDVLAAVMNAGTASICLVGKTNIFHVETALGITPDENLENISASIAHLVKQGREALFDAEHFFDGYARDPAYTLDCLKAAHDAGARWVVLCDTNGGTLPHRIADVISDVIAAGIPGDHLGIHTHNDTENAVAGSLAAVDAGARQIQGTLNGLGERCGNANLTSLIPTLLLKEPYASRYQTGVTPEALEGITMASRQLDEILNRVPMKQSAYVGASAFAHKAGLHASAIVKDPTTYEHIDPATVGNARIIPMSNQAGQSNLRNRLAEAGLEIEKDNLALPRILEEVKTRENRGYTYDMAQASFELVARRELGILPEFFEVKRYKVTVERRKNKYNKMVSLSEAVVVVKVDGEKKLSVSESMDETGTDRGPVNALAQALAKDLGRYQDAIADMRLVDFKVRITQGGTEAVTRVIIDSEDGQGRRWSTVGVSANIVDASFEALLDAINWKLLRDGGEA; from the coding sequence ATGACCAAGACCCGGCTCAGCCTCTACGACACCACGCTCCGCGACGGCCAGCAAACCCAGGGCGTGCAATTCTCCACCGCCGAGAAACAGGCCATCTCCACCACGCTCGACCAACTGGGCGTCGACTACATCGAAGGCGGCTGGCCCGGGGCCAATCCCACCGACAGCGCCTTTTTCGACGCCGCCCCCGACACACGTGCCCGCCTCACCGCCTTCGGCATGACCAAGCGGGCCGGGCGCTCGGCGGAAAACGACGACGTTCTTGCGGCGGTCATGAACGCCGGCACCGCCTCGATCTGCCTCGTCGGCAAGACCAATATCTTCCACGTGGAAACAGCGCTGGGCATCACGCCTGACGAGAACCTCGAAAACATCTCCGCCTCCATCGCCCATCTCGTCAAACAGGGCCGCGAAGCGCTCTTCGACGCCGAGCATTTCTTCGACGGCTACGCCCGTGATCCCGCCTACACGCTCGACTGCCTGAAGGCGGCGCATGACGCGGGCGCCCGCTGGGTCGTGCTGTGCGACACAAATGGCGGCACGCTGCCCCATCGCATCGCCGACGTGATCTCGGACGTCATCGCCGCCGGCATCCCCGGCGATCACTTGGGCATCCACACCCATAACGACACCGAGAACGCCGTCGCGGGCAGTCTCGCCGCCGTGGATGCAGGCGCCCGCCAGATCCAGGGCACACTCAACGGCCTTGGCGAACGCTGCGGCAACGCCAACCTCACGTCCCTGATCCCCACGCTCCTGCTGAAAGAACCCTATGCCAGCCGCTATCAGACAGGCGTGACGCCCGAGGCGTTGGAAGGCATCACCATGGCCTCGCGCCAGCTGGACGAAATCCTCAACCGCGTCCCGATGAAGCAATCCGCCTACGTGGGCGCCTCCGCCTTCGCCCACAAGGCGGGCCTGCACGCCAGCGCCATCGTCAAGGATCCGACCACCTACGAGCATATCGACCCGGCCACCGTGGGCAACGCCCGCATCATCCCGATGTCCAACCAGGCGGGCCAGTCCAACCTGCGCAACCGCCTTGCCGAGGCCGGGCTGGAGATCGAAAAGGACAACCTCGCGCTCCCGCGCATCCTCGAAGAGGTCAAGACCCGCGAAAACCGCGGCTACACCTACGACATGGCGCAGGCCAGTTTCGAGCTGGTCGCCCGCCGCGAACTGGGCATTCTGCCCGAGTTCTTCGAGGTCAAGCGCTACAAGGTCACGGTCGAGCGCCGCAAGAACAAGTACAACAAGATGGTCTCCCTGTCCGAGGCCGTCGTGGTGGTCAAGGTCGACGGCGAGAAGAAACTGTCGGTCAGCGAGTCGATGGACGAGACCGGCACCGACCGTGGCCCGGTGAACGCCCTCGCCCAGGCGCTGGCCAAGGATCTCGGCCGCTACCAGGACGCCATCGCCGACATGCGGCTGGTGGACTTCAAGGTGCGCATCACCCAGGGCGGCACCGAGGCCGTCACCCGCGTCATCATCGATAGCGAGGACGGGCAGGGGCGGCGCTGGTCCACCGTGGGCGTGTCGGCCAACATCGTCGACGCGTCGTTCGAGGCGTTGCTCGATGCCATAAACTGGAAGCTTTTGCGCGACGGCGGCGAGGCCTGA
- the cysS gene encoding cysteine--tRNA ligase, translating into MTTIKLHNTRTRKKEDFTPLDPENVRMYVCGPTVYDRAHLGNARPVVVFDVLYRLLRHVYGEDHVTYVRNFTDVDDKINTRAAETGRDISDITAETTQWFLDDMGSLGALEPNEMPRATQYIPQMVAMIEKLIADGHAYAVEGHVLFRVRSYQDYGKLSGRSVDDMVAGARVEVAPYKEDPMDFVLWKPSDETQPGWDSPWGRGRPGWHIECSAMSYELLGDSFDIHGGGNDLMFPHHENEIAQSCCAHPEGKFAQVWMHNEMLQVEGKKMSKSLGNFFTVRDLLDQGYPGEVIRFVFLSTHYRKPMDWTAEKAREAEKTLRKWYAQAAQGTGTGKPNEAVVTALADDLNTARAISECHQLSLADDIANLRYTLQFLGLMKDTVPDWVSSSQVDLSGIEEKLMSAREAAMQTKDFSEVDRMKSHLSDAGVDVRMSKTAVELVPTVDFDPSKLEALK; encoded by the coding sequence ATGACGACTATAAAACTTCACAACACCCGCACCCGGAAGAAGGAGGATTTCACCCCTCTCGACCCCGAAAACGTGCGCATGTATGTCTGCGGCCCGACCGTCTATGACCGCGCCCACCTTGGTAATGCACGCCCCGTGGTGGTGTTCGACGTGCTCTACCGGCTGTTGCGGCACGTGTATGGCGAGGATCACGTCACCTACGTCCGCAACTTCACCGACGTCGATGACAAGATCAACACCCGCGCCGCCGAGACCGGGCGTGATATCTCGGACATCACCGCCGAAACCACCCAATGGTTCCTCGACGACATGGGCAGCCTCGGCGCGCTGGAACCCAACGAGATGCCGCGCGCCACGCAATACATCCCGCAGATGGTGGCGATGATCGAAAAGCTCATCGCCGACGGTCATGCCTACGCGGTCGAGGGCCACGTTCTCTTCCGCGTCCGCTCCTATCAGGATTACGGCAAGCTCTCGGGGCGCTCGGTCGACGACATGGTTGCCGGTGCCCGGGTCGAGGTCGCGCCCTACAAGGAAGACCCGATGGATTTCGTCCTCTGGAAGCCGTCGGACGAGACGCAACCGGGCTGGGACAGCCCGTGGGGCCGGGGCCGCCCCGGCTGGCACATCGAATGCTCCGCCATGAGCTATGAACTTCTGGGCGACAGCTTCGACATCCACGGCGGCGGCAACGATCTGATGTTTCCCCACCACGAGAACGAGATCGCCCAAAGCTGCTGCGCCCACCCCGAGGGCAAGTTCGCGCAGGTCTGGATGCATAACGAGATGCTTCAGGTCGAGGGCAAGAAGATGTCCAAGTCGCTCGGCAATTTCTTCACGGTGCGGGATCTGCTGGACCAAGGCTATCCGGGCGAGGTGATCCGCTTCGTGTTCCTCAGCACGCACTATCGCAAGCCGATGGACTGGACGGCAGAGAAAGCCCGGGAGGCAGAGAAGACCCTGCGCAAGTGGTACGCACAGGCGGCGCAAGGCACCGGAACCGGAAAGCCTAATGAGGCTGTCGTAACCGCGCTTGCGGACGACTTGAACACCGCACGCGCAATTTCCGAATGCCACCAGTTGTCGCTTGCCGACGACATCGCCAACCTGCGGTACACGCTTCAATTTCTGGGCTTGATGAAAGACACCGTCCCGGATTGGGTTTCATCCTCACAAGTGGACCTCTCCGGCATCGAAGAAAAATTGATGTCAGCGCGTGAAGCCGCGATGCAGACAAAAGACTTCTCTGAAGTTGACCGCATGAAATCGCACCTGAGCGATGCCGGGGTGGACGTTCGCATGAGCAAGACGGCTGTGGAACTCGTGCCGACCGTCGACTTCGATCCTTCGAAACTGGAGGCTCTCAAATGA